The region AAAACACCCAAAACCATATTATCCGGTGTCTTGTGCCGGATCCTCTCAGCTGAAAGAAAAAAATATACACCTAATAACACAATAAAATCAAACGATTGTTTGTTTTTCCACCGCCGGACAATCTTTCTTACAGGGCAAAGGAGCCTCAAATGCCGGACGCTTATTCAGGGCGTTCATGGTATGCGCAACACACCCCCCCGTGCATTGATTGCGTTTTTTATATTTGCACAGAACACAATCGCCCATGGCGCCAAGCTGCTTATAGGGATGCAGGAGATCATTGTAAAAACTCGCAATCTGATTCCGGGTCTTGAAATGCTCAAGCTTGGTGTTTAAAACCTCGGCTAGCGGGAAACAGCTCCAGACATCAAGGTCGGGGCCGATGTCGATAATCGGCCCGCAGACACATTTAAAACCCTCGCTGCATTTGGCAAGTATGCCGATTTCCTCTTCTGAAAACATGCACAGCGTCAGCCCGCAGTCAAAGCCCAGAAGCACATCGCGCTTTTCACATTCCAGCGCCATCCGGGCAATAAATTTTCCGGTTTCACGATAGAGCCCCGTACCCAGGTGACTGTTTTCGGCGCCGACAATCGGCTGCGCAATGCCGATGCGGATATGTCTGCTTAATTTATACCGGTCAATATAATCCAGAAGATATTCATACTCCATTTCAGGTTCGGTAAGCGTCACCCCAAGCTGCAGGTGGCTGCCGAATTTCTCAAGGGCATAATGAACCCGCGCCCGCTGCTCTTTCGTGTCCTTGGCCTGCGGCGAGACATTACAGAGAAATGAAATCTTTTCAGGATCATGTTCGGCAAGGCCGTCGGCCACTTTTCTAGGCATCATGCCGTTGGTGAAAATATGCACCCTGAAACCGCGGCCGATGGCCTCATCGACTATGGAAAGAAATTCCGGGTGCAGAGTCGGCTCACCGCCAAGAAGGCGAAGCTGTTTTTCGTTGGACAATTCGAGAAAATCCATAACTTTGCGAAGATTTTCGCGCGTCATGAAATTGGATGACGACTCTCTGCTGGATTTGCCGATTCGTGTTTTTGCAAAACAGAATGAGCATTTACGGGGACAATAATTGGTAATAAAAATATTCGCCATGGTTTTACCTTGTATCCTTTTCGGTCTCGAAAAAAGTCTTTTTGCCAGCAAAGACTCAG is a window of Pseudomonadota bacterium DNA encoding:
- a CDS encoding radical SAM protein; translation: MANIFITNYCPRKCSFCFAKTRIGKSSRESSSNFMTRENLRKVMDFLELSNEKQLRLLGGEPTLHPEFLSIVDEAIGRGFRVHIFTNGMMPRKVADGLAEHDPEKISFLCNVSPQAKDTKEQRARVHYALEKFGSHLQLGVTLTEPEMEYEYLLDYIDRYKLSRHIRIGIAQPIVGAENSHLGTGLYRETGKFIARMALECEKRDVLLGFDCGLTLCMFSEEEIGILAKCSEGFKCVCGPIIDIGPDLDVWSCFPLAEVLNTKLEHFKTRNQIASFYNDLLHPYKQLGAMGDCVLCKYKKRNQCTGGCVAHTMNALNKRPAFEAPLPCKKDCPAVEKQTIV